Genomic segment of Porites lutea chromosome 13, jaPorLute2.1, whole genome shotgun sequence:
TGGTTTAGCCACTTTAGGGATACTCTTTGCTGCACAAAATTTCCACCATTCACTTCTATTTGTACATCCTCCAGAAAAACTGCTAACCAGAAGGGTGAGATCTCTCTTCTACGGTTGTGTCTTACTGCCAATATGTCGtctttctggtaaatggtttgcACCTGTACAGCCGTACTCCGCAATGCCACATTAGCATCCACAACTTGGCAGGCTGTTGTTACGTCTTCGCTTTCCTCTAATGAGGCTGTGATGGTAGTGGGACACATACTAAGGTCATAAGGAAGGGTGCCAGTTAGCTCTTTCGTTTTTGAGCGGACATTTTCCTGTCTTACGCCTCTTCCATACTCCTTAACAAATTCTCGCATCACAGTTTCTCGCCTTGTGTCTTCTTCTTTGCTACCTGTTCCTTCAGTGATTGCTGACAGCTTGTTTGGTCGCGTCTTGATGTTTGGGGGTTCacctttgataattttctccgGATAATATGAATTGGGCCCAGTGAAATATGAGAAATCCTTCTGGTAAATGCGCAGCATATCGTCTTCCACGCAGCGCGCTCTTCTGTAAGCGTAGTTAGTCACTGTAGGCATGTCGTGGTCTGCTCGCATTCCTTGGAAATAGCATTCCACGCCCAAAGTTGTCATACTTTCGAAACAGATCCTGTCCAGAAGGTGACTATGCCCAATCTCCGTTAGCGTGTTGGTAAGGCTGGTCAGCGATTCTAGCACTATGAGGAAGGACTGTCGGGTGCATCGAGGTATGGTCATGTCGGGACCGTTGGTATTTCGCTTGCCCGTCCTCTCCAGGACTTCCTGTTCGTGGTTAGAGAGAAATGCAACCAACTCCTCGACAGATTTCACATGATCTTCAAATGTACGTGGTAGGTCTTCTTCTTTGGCTTTCTTGTCGAGTCGGAACACGTTTGCATATTGGGCCATCTTACTTTGCAGGGGGATCAGTCCCTTTGCTGACGTCAACATTCTTATTGCTACGTTACCGGTATCGCATACGAAAACAGTGTTTCGATATACCCATAAAGCAGTAGGCTTGTTCCATCGACTTTGGACACCATCACGATGGCCTGCAGTTTCTCCACACACTTTTGTTAGGGTTTCTTTACCCCCAAGCATCTCTTCTTCCTTCAAACTGAACAGTGCGTGTTCTTTGCTGGAGGACAAGAACACGGTTCCACCATCTGTCACTGCAATAGCCATGAGGCCTGGAATATTCGAAATCGTTCTCAGTTTCAATCGTCCTCTCACTTGACAAAGATGAATACATGAACCATTCCCGTCTCCAACTAACAAGTATTGCTCGTCACGTGTTAAGGCTAATGAAGTTAATAAACTAGAtcgatcaaaacaaaacaagtcatTTAACTGGCCGACGCAGTTAGTTTCCTCATCGTCTACAAcaccagaaattgaaaaaatcttgccaagacCAACGTCtgacacaaacagttcaacGCTACCCTTTGCAGACGCACATATGGCAAATGGTGACACCAGATCCGGTACATTACCTTCAGAAATAAGGGAAAGATCGTGTACATGGACTTTACGGATACGTCTACCGGCGCAATCTTCTTCCTCACTTTGGCTTTCTTCGGCGCTCCCTTGTACAATCTGGGAAGCGTGACAGAAAAGCGCTCGCAAATTGACTACTCTAACTCTTCCGTTTCCTTGGTCACAAATTACAGCTTCCCGCTCTCTTTCACCGCAATACCAGCTGGGTTTCTAAATCTGGCCTTGTTGCCATATCCATTAGTGTGCCCGGGCTCACCACCACCCACAGCGATTAATGTGACATTTGCTGGACAGTGCATGTCAACCATGAAGACTGCATGGAGACGTCTATCGGTAATAAACAGCCTGCTATGCTTTGGGGAGAAAGCCAATCCTACCGGGTAGGTTAAAAGAGAGGCCCCGTTCTTTTTCCAGTGCTTGAATTCCAGTTCTGGAACTAATGTTGTGCTCACTCTTTCATCTGGAATGGAATCTTGAATCGCTTTCCGGTGAATCTCCACTGCTGTTTCTACATCCATCCGATCTTTGTTTCGAACTGCTTTCAATGAAACTGATTTCTTGATGTCTTCGTATTCTCTACGTAGCACCAAAAGCAGCCTTACATTCACTAGGTATCCATCAATGTCAATCCAATGCCAAAACTCTGCAGAACGTACTGACTTGATGTTGTGTGGGCAGTCAGGAATAGGGACTTGGTAGGGGTACTTCGCCCTGTCTGCTAGCATGGAATTCATAAAGCTCTTTTGCTTGGGATCGCAGTCAGTGACCCAAACCAATAGGAACAGTCTTGTGCATACTTTATCTTCTCTCATGCACAAACTACAAGGGCGAAGAAGACCTTTTCAAGCAATTTCCGGAGCTCTACGGTGAAGTAAATTCGATAATTTACTTTGGATTCACTTTCGTATGTTCGTTTCATTGATCAAATGCTCTATTTAATTAGCATGTCTGTAAATGGTATGGAAACGCTGTCACCTTCGAATATAATTTTGATCACAGAAACGCTTCAGTAAGTGTTCGCACAACCACCGCTTTTTGAGCAGAAAACACGAATAGAACAAACAACGACAACTCCACAGACCTTAAACTAATCTTTTCTTTCTccgcttttctctctttctttcttggaCTCCTGTACATAAATTTGCAAGATAGTTAGCTCATAATTCTGAACATGATAGAAACAGACAGATATAGCTGCTCGAAGTTTTAGATTACTGTTTCACACATTCTGATCTATTCAAAACCACGCCGCCAAAACATTTCCATCACAAAGTCACAAACACCGAATTTATAGACGTACGTACCTTTCCGActcatgttttttcttttgcttcccCATGCTGACAAAGATTGTTAACGAtcgattgagaaaaaaattcaaagtgatcTCTCGAGATGTCTGATTTCGACTGATTGAATCTGGACTGAATGAAAGACACCACGTCGACACCACGTGCAGCATGTCATTCTTTGAGTGACACTGATGACATGTGCCTGAAAGAAGCCAGTAACTGCAACCACCGCGACTACTGATACTACGGCCAAGAATAAGGAtactttatattattattcttttgacgttacctgaaatccaaaaattaGTTCCAATTGCGCCCAAACAGGAAAAGAATCTAAACCTCCGACTCCAAAAGCGCAACGGGGAAAAAGGTCGAAAGGGTGTCTTATAAAGAGCGATAATATACAGTAATATGAATCACCCCCCGGGATTCTGTCACGTCATTATAATGTGACCATTGTTTCAAATTGATACCCGATATGTCACAATGACAAGGGATGTTCCTGCGAGTGAAACACGCGTGAACATGCCTGTTGCGCGTCCTTGCGACAGAAGATTTTCACGCAACAGTcgctaaaggaaaagaagaggccCTGGAACCATCACAACAGAGTGGATTCCAGcaacctggattctggattacaatgcttggattccggattccattagctggattccggattccaaagccgtggattccggattccacagacCAAAAttacctggattccggattccggattaccttacatggggcgaaatagggtatggttttcagggccTTGAGTCATAAACAGGGTATATACaatttcacttttctcactGAGGACCATCATGCACAAGTATTAATTCCCCTATAACGCCTGTGGTTCCTCTATAttataactagtaatagttgacactacagctgccccggCTCGGTCAATAGATTCTtggtcgttgtgtagctctttgaaatataccgattcataatgaagattttcacacatattccatacaataggtgagataaaaacaggaaacacaaggttccatgcacagtttctgttcgatttacacagctttcaTCAAAACATtatcagtttcgagaatagtttattgtaaaccataagaaaagatttaatttagaagttgaatttttggCTATTTCTCTctcactttttacatacagttcattttatttgccggaaattaagtaagccttagaaattaaaaggacgtttgatcaattcacgctcgtgcattctagtcttattttaaactttatagcggaaggacatctgtgagcagggaataagttagcacagaatttgattgtcggcgaatttctgtaatcgtccatcgttcttctagtgataagctagccattgattcactcgtcttgcttgtttggggctgaacTACGCATTGTTAGATCCACAGGGGAACTGGTCGTGCATAAtattatttacaactttaaaatgaaatagacaattttttttcttaaacaggGTCGTGGTTTGGAGGCCTTGGTAGGTCACCCAGGGTTCTCAATAAGAGCCGGCAGCTGGGGAAATTTGCCGGCTATTTCACATGAACTTGCCGCCTACTCTTCTTTGGAAATTATCCcccaaaaagccaaaatttaatgatatATGTGTTCTATTCAAACACTCTAATTTTGCTTCGGAATGCTGGAAATGTATTTTAAGAGgcccagatttcaaaatttctCCAGGGGGGCATGCCTCCGGACCCCCCTAGTCACTTGCACTTCCAGGCTTGTAAGTTGTGCCTGtggtgcaatttttttctttctcttcctaCTCCAAAGCTTTTGGCACCTACTTAAaaccttattgaaaaccctgctCACCTCTACCCAGGACCACAGCATGGGGAGGGGTTTTTTTGCCCCCAAAAAGTCAAACGTGCATGCATGCATAAacgttgaaaataaaaattcatctttCAGAGCATTGTAACAATGATGTCTCTGCAGTTAGGTGAAACATTCTACTGGTTTTAAGATACAGAGACCAGTCCAGTCAGGGTCCTCTGGACCCAAAACCCTCTGCTTTTCCAAGACAATGAGCTAGCTAAACTCTTTGTACCCCCTAGTTTCTGAAGTCTTGCTAAGGCCCTGCTACCCAAACTTCCCTTAAGTGcttaccccccctccccccacagaTAAGAGATGTCATAAACCTTTTAGTTGTACCCATAACAAGTTTTAAGAATTAGTTTGgtaagcaaagagaaagaaaaccaAGGAAGTAAACAAAGACATAGTGCACACTGATGTGGATaatcaaattaacaaaataataaaacaccATCCAACTtagacaaaattaaaatttaactgtATGGGTTCACAACAGAAAACGTATTAAAAAACTACCTGACTTGAATATTCtcataaaaactgaaaacactAACAACAGGGCCAGGGGTTGTACATGAAAACACAAATCAATGGCCAACAGCAGCGGCAtattaataatgaaaaaatgcaaTGTCACCAGGCAAAATATGCAAGTTTGACTAAGTTGGAGTAATATTGCGTAGTATTGCTGTTACTATAGGAAAATCACTAGTCTGCTCTTCAAATAATGAGAGTTGTAAATTTGCACATAATTCTGCAACCCGATTTTAGCTAGACTATGAGTAGTCCCTCACTTCTGCAAAACACACATATAAACCACTCCACACAAGGAAGGGAATTAGACACGGCGGGGAAAGAAGAATGTTTCGTGGGGTGAAGTCTACCCTCTAACCCTtttaaatacagtcgaacctctgctaacggccacctctctacaacagccacttttttCCGTTCCGGCAGacaaaaaatccatacattgactcttgtttaaaacctctctacaacgtcTACCTCTTTACAATGGCCTCTTTGTTCTGACAGTCCCCCAAGGTGGCCTAGAGTTCAACTGTACCATTTTTTATAAAGGAAACCATCACATTATATCTGCTTTAAGTTGTGCATGTCtttaaatttaggtaaattCAGAGATTGGGAACTCCACTGGGGCCTCCTGGTAAGCCATTACAGGGACCCCCTAGCTAGGTGCCTTACACTTGAACACTCGAAAGCAAAAGGCAAAGACATGCCATATCAAGTGTTAGGATATCAGATAAAAAACTCTTAATTTTCATCCTGAACTATACGAAACCCAAGctcttatttgtaaactgcaattggaaattaaataagagataaaatgttacctgttttgttctatttttgaaTCTGCTGCAGTGCgaagtgaaatggaagttgttttaCAATCTGAAAATGATGTTTAAGTCGACACTTTGATCATGATTGTTGttgatttatttaatttccattcGCAGCTTACAAATAAGAGCTTGGGTTCCCTAGCTATGCCTCAACCTTCAAAATTGTTTGAGCACTCGCTCACATCAAGTACTCTGTAAAGTGTTTCACAAAAATCATACAGTATTAAACAGGTCGAAGTTGGTGAGAATAACACCACTGCTTTATGTACAAAATAAGTCACAGAGGTAAAGTAAGCCCGGCCTCAGTGGGAGTTGATGGCTTGTGTGCCCTGCTACCCCGAGTTTGTTTAGCTGGATGGTAAGCAGAGACTGGAATCCACTAAATGACTGCTCATTGGTAGCCtgcatacaccgtattcacaaatggcggacacgcgggaaaaaactggtgcctagtcatgaaagcgaggcgttgggggataaacaaaaattgcaaattaagaCTTTCAgagaacttgcagagtgtttagcacggattccaactaaaataactttgtacggacttcgttttaaatacaattacgtgggatgctttctgcttttaatgtttagtagtgatttgctgtttgcaatcaaaaaggacgcgtatatcttcaaggaaacaggatgattttgtaggtctgcgaagcatcagaagctcgacaagtggacGATGgttggagaaaagcggcaaacatgttggcccaaacttcacattgaaaccgagtacgaaagccagctcactgcaattcggtgaaacagaaatataaacaaatcttggtggcaagaaaaaaagaaataagcgacaggtatatggcctacttgttaacgcaagagacgtctgaCGCTGAACAATTCAAGTCGAGccgatggaaaaaaggaagacaggaaagaagaggtgactgaggtttcgatgaagtcatgtttgttttttgtttgccaggacgtcATTCTCTGGTCTCTATcgatgaaggacatcaattagaactaattttttagtataaatgcaggagcgaccgagtggagtacgctcaaaatttcaacttgttactcggcagagtcggtaagccggccacatcatttcagcgagtaatttcgtaTCTCTTATCTTTGGCTATTAAGAGCtttaactttatgttccataatatttcaaagttgaagaatacataaataaataaaatgatggtcttcttcaagttaaacggatccagactcgaatttaattattcgaaacagaagcttgccgtgttcagtcctgacacaaacattgccttaaaagtttaacttAGTAAAATGTGAGCTTTATATCGCTTTTTTACCAAGGGCTCTCCGAGATCATGCCCTAgaggagaccaggcaaatagcaagccataacaGCTTCTAAGTTTGATAAAATTATGTTTAATTATTTcgaaataacaaagaaatcatgagatttttgctaagctgtgccaacgtacctctaacaatttACTCCAAACCGACGGAATTAATatgatccaaaggaagttgtaaatacagacatacatatatacatagatatgtataaaatgacactgacatgaatgaatgagcttcgtgaatgaatctttcacccgctctcgacttgacctgttttgtgTAATGGCGGAGGTCCATTCCGttgacaagtaggccatatatccgtcgcttatttctctttttctcgccaccaatatctgtttttatttctgttttacagaattgtagagatctggctttcgtattcggtttcagtgtgaagtttgggccatcatgtttgccgcttttctccagccatcgcccacttgtcgagcttctgatgcttctgaaacctacaaaatcatcctgtttccttgaagatatacgcgtcccttttgattgcaaacagcaaatcacaACTAAATATTAAAAGCTGAAGACATCctacgtaattgtatttaaaaagaagtccgtacagagttattttaggtggaatcagtgctaaacactctgcaagttctcTGAAAGtcttaatttgcaatttttgtttatcctccaacgcctcgctttcatgaccaggcaccagttttttcccgcgtgtccgccatttgtgaatacggtgcaTAGCAGGCATCAAAAAGGGTAGGGGATTGGGGGGAAGGGAAAAAGGAAGGGAGATTGAGAGGAGAGGGTAAGGATCCCTAACCCTTTAACGCTTATCTCTCACTCCCCCACCCAGTCCCTTTTTGTGCCCGCCATGCAGGCTATTGACAGAAGAGGACTTCTGGACAGAAACTTTAAATTCCGCATTACCTAAACGGTTAAAGATAGCTCAAGTTACTCACTCTCGGGGTGGGTGCTCGGGGTGGGTGACAAAACAATGCTCGCATAGACGACCCATAGACAGGTTAGCAGCTCATTTTATCGAGCAGGGAGTAAATGCGTGAATTATTTCCCtgtaaaattttctttgcaTTGACTGTCGTGAATGAAAAGACATATTGGCAAGTTTCCCGTGTGATTTCTGCTGCTAGATCTTAGATCTTGACACTATCTTCTAGGATATAGGTGGGGGCATCTAACGGGAATAGGAACCGGccagggacccgtttctcgaaagtcccgataattaatgggcccggtaagctgtctccgtttacattaaagatcgaggttccAATAGTTTTGTATCTAAagtgataaaactatcagttaatgaaacaaaatggagtagtttgctagccaggacccgcgctcttattctttatatttcgatttgaatatttgatttcgggcccgaaaagttaccgggactttcgagaaacgggccccagaacCGGaccttgggctgcctgtggagTGGCACACTACGTTTTGCTAGATATTTCTAGGTATAACTTTTGGGCACCACTTAAAACACAGTATgtacaacaagaacaaaaagcATGTGCATGGTCAGGTTATTAAATAAATGTCCTACTCAATGTGTTATTAATTAAGCACATTAATTAATGCATACTAACGTATTTCTCTAGTGTTTTGGGTACCAAGCCCATAATTATAGGGGATTCCAAACTTTTTCACTGCTATGGCACAGATACACTTTAACTCCAGTTTTCTTCTCTCAGAAAGAATCATGCGAGCTTCATCAGTTTTAGCCATGCCCATGGGTGTTTTACCATCATTGTTGACAAAATCATGATGAGCACCTCCATCAAACAAAACCTCCAAAGTGTCAGTTAAAAAATGGATGTTGTCATTCCTCTCAGGTTTGTAATTGACAGCTATATCTATACAGGTAAGTGAAGTGGAGTATTTCCATTGTTATTAGTGGCATTAACATTAAATCCTGCATTCAAAAGTAACTTTGTGAAAACATGGCTGTTTTGTCGATCTCTCAAACACTGGTGCAAAAATGTATTGCCATCACGATCTCGAGAATTTAAGTTGCAGAGAGTGTTCATAAACAGTTCTGCATTTAAGAGTTTCCTATAGTCACCACAGTTAAGCTTACTGATTATCCAAACAAGTTTCATTGAGTAGTCATGCTCAAGTCTTAAGAATGATTCAGAAACCTCCCTTTTTTTGTCATCTTTCTTTGCATCTCAAGTGTATAAGCAAGAATAACTCGGTCCATcttttcaacaaaaacatcatctTTCGCAAAAGTAGACCATCCTTGTAGTATACTTTGCCAATTATGTCAATTAAAGTGTATGAATCTTGTTCTTGGCAGCTGTGGCGTACTTTGATTGCATGTAACCGCAATGAGATAAATgttgaaaaattatttctccCAAAGTGGTGAAAAGAAACAGTACTAATAAATGGAAGTAAGACTTTATTATTTATTCCAAGGATTCTTTCCCTAATAACAAGGCTTTCCATGATGATAGCATTTTCATCACCTTCTATCTGAGCAAGCTCCTCAAGAGTTTGACTCTCTTTCTGGTTCTGATAAGGTTCAATGGGTTCCATTTGCTGTTTCAACAATGGATGGGAATAAGGATCGGCAAACCTTTCTTATAATCATGCCTTGTTTGATGTACCTGAGTCCTCTCTTTACATCCTTAAACTTTAGGTAGTCTAGTTGTTTAAAATGGATGAACAAAGAGAAGCTCCAAGTAGCTCCAGAGCATCAATCCTTTGCTCTTTTGTTATCTCTGGTCGATGTTTGATTACACACTTTACCATTACCGCATCGCCATTATTACTAGTTGCCAGCAAAGGCGTCAGTCCGTGGCTGTTACACAGTTGGGATGCTCCAGCATTCGACAGGGCCAAGACGACAGATCGATGTTTTGTGAGAATATACAGCATTATAAGTGAAGAGCAGTTGTTTTACCACTTTGAGTTTGAATATCTAAGTAGCACCATTCTCAATAAGCAGAGTAACTTTGTTAAAAGCAATTAAGCTGCAACGTTCTGCAACTGTCATCAGGAGGGTGTAATTCGAGTTTATATTTATTCTTGTATTAACATCGATTCAACTCCATTTTTAATCAGGGAACACAAAATTTCATATGAAGTTTCATCACGACCATAAACAGCATGCTGCAGGCATAATTGACCATATATGTCTTCAAGATCTAAATAAGCTCCATTTTGAAGAAGATAGTTTACTGCATTGAAATTGTGACAGTGAATAGCTAGCATCAAAGGAATGAGGTTACCTGCACCCTGAATATTAAAATCACTCTCATTATTATAACCTGCTCCTCGTCCTTCAATGTCCGCTCCATACTTCAGAAGCAAGTTTACACAATCGAGATTTCCATTTTGTACAGCAACTACTAAAGAAGAAACAAGTGACTTTTATTTTCCAGGTAACGAACAGCAATCAAGAACGTACTGCTTATCTAATACAAAAATTATTTCTGTAAAATCCAACTTCTGAAGGACCTCATCAAGGAGCACAGCATCTCCAGATTTTATAGCTTGAAAGATCCTTTGTTTTGGATCAGCGGTGTTTGTTCTCTGTCGGAACCCCGGGGGGCACtcgggtattttttgggtgggtatgtgccgcccgggactccaaattggcaccccgttctgaaaaaaattcccctaaaatttatactccgttctacaAATGGGCCAAtattttataccccgttctagaattcgccctaaaactgataccccgctctagaaatgggccaattttttatgctccgttctagggtgcaagaAGAGtgcaacagtttgcttgttaacgcattgaaccgtatttttaaaagcaatctgtcctggaataatttcaaatggctgcttataAAACTGAAGCTTTCGTGCGCCCggaatattataccccgttctagaaaacgcctctgaaatggataccccgttctaaccctttagcttcaaaatcacgaccccgttgggcggcacatacccgtataggtaatgtatgggagtaaccccccccccccccgggaccaGAACCAAGAAAAAGTTTATGTGCCGTAGTGAAACTAAGTTTCTTCTTTGGGAACAATTTTTCTACAATTTCTACCCTTCTCTTCATCACTTAATTTTCCGATTTTCAGCGAGATCGGGAGAAACGTTTTTATGATAGAGCGTTTTAGATGGTATGCGGAACCAGCCACTgtaattagggagcttaagcaactaggATGACGAGGGCAGTGAAAACAtcgctaaaaaaatgaatttgcgtccttCAAACTTTattcgcgtctatttggacccgctcaattcgtcaaatgtaggcgacttttcctggagttgaattcttaagggctTTATCCATGTTG
This window contains:
- the LOC140922511 gene encoding uncharacterized protein, with product MLTSAKGLIPLQSKMAQYANVFRLDKKAKEEDLPRTFEDHVKSVEELVAFLSNHEQEVLERTGKRNTNGPDMTIPRCTRQSFLIVLESLTSLTNTLTEIGHSHLLDRICFESMTTLGVECYFQGMRADHDMPTVTNYAYRRARCVEDDMLRIYQKDFSYFTGPNSYYPEKIIKGEPPNIKTRPNKLSAITEGTGSKEEDTRRETVMREFVKEYGRGVRQENVRSKTKELTGTLPYDLSMCPTTITASLEESEDVTTACQVVDANVALRSTAVQVQTIYQKDDILAVRHNRRREISPFWLAVFLEDVQIEVNGGNFVQQRVSLKWLNQTSDSLTYTSGDVCNGNSPKCILTRVLDFSSDGSDIILTTEEDNRLCRIANGDYGDDDDNENETAPPTAEDDGEVSLPIRLPGVSLSGRRTTRFILR